Proteins co-encoded in one Cytobacillus sp. NJ13 genomic window:
- a CDS encoding peptide MFS transporter, which translates to MSEFNRQKIVESVPQKGFFGHPKGLFTLFFTEFWERFSYYGMRAILVFYMYYEVSKGGLGLDEPTALAIMSIYGSLVYMSGIIGGWIADRLLGTSRAVFYGGILIMLGHIALSIPGSLAMFFVSMVLIVLGTGLLKPNVSSVVGDIYSPEDNRRDAGFSIFYMGINLGGFLAPLIVGTVGMNYNFHLGFAIAAVGMFLGLLVFVFTKKKNLGLAGTYVSNPLSADEKGKVYTRIGLGAVIIAILVAVGIPTGLLTFDSFIALVGILGIGLPIIYFTVMYRSPKTTEVERSRIIAYIPLFIASVMFWAIQEQGSTILANYADKRTQLDFMGLDISPAWFQSLNPLFIIFFAPVFAWLWVKLGDRQPSVPQKFSLGLLFAGLSFIVILLPAYLGGTDSLVSPLWLVLSYFIVVLGELCLSPVGLSATTKLAPAAFSAQTMSLWFLSNAAAQAINAQIVKFYTPETEMMYFGVIGAAAIVLSIILFLLSPKIQGYMKGIR; encoded by the coding sequence ATGTCAGAATTTAATAGGCAGAAAATTGTTGAAAGTGTGCCTCAAAAAGGTTTCTTTGGACATCCTAAAGGCTTATTCACACTTTTCTTCACTGAATTTTGGGAGCGCTTTTCTTATTATGGAATGAGAGCAATCCTTGTATTCTATATGTATTATGAGGTTTCAAAAGGCGGTTTAGGCCTGGATGAGCCGACAGCTTTAGCAATCATGTCCATTTATGGATCTTTGGTGTATATGTCAGGAATCATCGGCGGGTGGATTGCCGACAGATTGCTCGGAACCTCCAGAGCTGTATTCTATGGCGGAATTTTAATTATGCTCGGCCATATTGCCCTTTCTATTCCTGGCAGCCTGGCTATGTTCTTTGTTTCCATGGTGCTTATCGTATTAGGTACTGGTTTATTGAAACCAAATGTATCCAGCGTGGTTGGGGACATCTACAGTCCGGAAGATAACCGCCGCGATGCCGGTTTCAGTATTTTCTATATGGGTATCAACCTTGGCGGATTCCTTGCGCCGTTAATTGTCGGAACAGTTGGAATGAATTATAATTTCCACCTAGGTTTCGCCATCGCTGCCGTTGGTATGTTCCTTGGCTTATTAGTGTTTGTTTTTACGAAAAAGAAAAACCTTGGATTAGCAGGAACTTATGTATCTAATCCATTATCAGCAGATGAAAAAGGTAAGGTTTATACAAGAATTGGCCTTGGTGCTGTTATTATTGCCATTTTAGTGGCAGTCGGCATCCCTACTGGTCTGTTAACATTTGATTCGTTTATTGCCCTTGTTGGTATACTTGGTATTGGTCTTCCGATCATTTACTTTACTGTGATGTACCGCAGCCCAAAAACAACGGAAGTGGAACGTTCACGCATCATTGCTTATATTCCATTGTTCATTGCATCTGTTATGTTCTGGGCAATCCAGGAGCAGGGTTCAACGATTCTTGCGAATTATGCGGACAAGCGTACACAGCTTGATTTTATGGGACTTGATATTTCACCAGCATGGTTCCAGTCTCTAAACCCATTATTCATCATTTTCTTTGCGCCAGTGTTTGCCTGGCTGTGGGTGAAGCTTGGCGATCGCCAGCCTTCAGTGCCGCAGAAGTTCTCACTTGGTCTATTGTTTGCCGGTTTATCTTTCATTGTGATTCTGCTGCCAGCCTATCTTGGCGGAACAGATTCCCTGGTAAGCCCTTTATGGCTGGTTCTTAGCTATTTCATTGTTGTTCTTGGGGAGCTTTGTTTATCCCCAGTCGGCCTTTCAGCCACAACAAAATTAGCGCCTGCTGCTTTTTCAGCGCAAACGATGAGCCTTTGGTTCCTGTCAAATGCGGCAGCTCAGGCAATTAATGCGCAAATTGTTAAGTTTTACACACCAGAAACGGAAATGATGTATTTCGGTGTAATTGGAGCAGCTGCAATCGTTCTTTCCATTATCCTATTCCTATTGAGTCCTAAGATTCAAGGGTATATGAAGGGGATACGTTAA
- a CDS encoding neutral zinc metallopeptidase — MKWKGRRASSNVEDRRGMGGGGKTLIGGGLGGIVILLLFTFLGGDPGELLGNMAGTDSGTAVPYEESEKEKELAEFVSVVLADTEEVWTEIFEEQGLQYEEPTLVLYSGSVQSACGAASSSAGPFYCPGDQKLYIDLSFYEELQRKFQAPGDFAMAYVIAHEVGHHVQTLLGTTEEIMPLRQRMSEEKFNQYLVRFELQADYYSGVWANHAQGMGYLEEGDLEEALNAATAVGDDTLQKRAQGYVVPESFTHGTSEQRKSWFYKGFQNGTIKGGDTFKQSN, encoded by the coding sequence ATGAAGTGGAAAGGCAGAAGAGCGAGTTCTAATGTAGAAGACCGCAGAGGCATGGGCGGAGGGGGAAAAACTCTGATCGGCGGCGGCCTTGGCGGAATTGTTATTTTATTGTTATTTACCTTCCTCGGCGGTGATCCGGGTGAGCTTTTAGGCAATATGGCCGGAACTGACTCTGGTACTGCTGTGCCATATGAAGAATCAGAGAAGGAAAAAGAGCTTGCTGAATTTGTCTCTGTTGTGCTGGCGGATACAGAGGAAGTATGGACGGAAATATTCGAAGAGCAGGGATTGCAATATGAGGAGCCGACCCTTGTTTTATACTCAGGCAGCGTACAGTCTGCATGCGGGGCAGCGTCCTCTTCAGCAGGGCCTTTCTATTGTCCAGGCGACCAAAAATTATATATTGATTTAAGCTTTTACGAAGAGCTGCAAAGGAAGTTCCAGGCTCCTGGCGATTTTGCCATGGCCTATGTCATAGCCCATGAGGTGGGGCACCATGTGCAGACGCTGTTAGGAACGACTGAGGAAATCATGCCGCTCCGCCAGAGAATGAGCGAGGAAAAGTTTAATCAGTATCTTGTCCGATTTGAATTGCAGGCTGACTATTATTCAGGCGTTTGGGCCAACCATGCCCAGGGAATGGGATATTTAGAGGAAGGCGACCTGGAAGAAGCCCTTAATGCCGCAACGGCAGTTGGGGACGACACTCTTCAAAAACGGGCGCAGGGCTATGTAGTGCCGGAAAGCTTTACTCATGGAACGTCAGAACAAAGAAAGTCATGGTTCTACAAAGGATTCCAAAACGGAACCATCAAAGGCGGAGACACGTTTAAACAAAGTAATTAA
- a CDS encoding alpha-glucosidase, with protein MKKAWWKEAVGYQIYPRSFQDTNGDGIGDLQGIIQRLDYIKGLGIDVIWICPMYKSPNDDNGYDISDYQDIMEDFGSMEDFSQLMDEVHKRDMKLILDLVLNHTSDEHQWFIESRSSKENPKRDWYIWRDGKNGKEPNNWESIFGGSAWEYDEKTEQYYLHVFSTKQPDLNWENKDVREALYDTVNWWLDKGIDGFRIDAISHIKKRAGLPDMPNPKKQKYVSSFDMHMNQEGIHEFLKEFKDRTYANYDVMTVGEANGVTVDEADLWVGEEQGKMDMIFQFEHLGLWDAETNPEVDIVELKKVLTRWQKGLEADGWNALFIENHDKPRVVSTWGNDEEYWHQSATSMGAMYFLMQGTPFIYQGQEIGMTNVQFPSIDDYDDVAVKNLYRLKKEEGMSHQEIMDIIWASSRDNSRTPMQWSSRDNAGFTTGQPWMKVNPNYKEINVEVQSQDQESILSFYKKMIRLKKENEVFTYGQYDLLLEEDKQIYAYTRTSVDDKVVVITNLSTEEASFEAEFKLSNNQLLLNNYPVETHEDTDSITLKPYEARVYRLK; from the coding sequence ATGAAGAAGGCTTGGTGGAAAGAAGCAGTAGGATATCAAATTTATCCCCGCAGTTTCCAGGACACAAACGGAGATGGAATTGGCGATCTTCAGGGAATCATTCAGCGGCTTGACTATATTAAAGGATTAGGGATAGATGTTATCTGGATTTGCCCAATGTACAAATCCCCTAATGATGATAATGGCTACGATATTTCAGATTATCAGGATATCATGGAGGATTTCGGTTCGATGGAGGATTTCAGCCAGCTAATGGATGAAGTACATAAGCGCGATATGAAGCTGATTCTTGATCTAGTGCTGAACCATACAAGTGACGAACATCAATGGTTTATCGAATCCCGTTCATCCAAGGAGAACCCGAAGCGGGACTGGTATATTTGGAGAGACGGAAAGAATGGCAAGGAACCGAATAACTGGGAAAGTATTTTCGGCGGATCAGCATGGGAATACGATGAGAAAACGGAACAGTATTACCTGCATGTTTTTTCAACCAAGCAGCCTGATTTAAACTGGGAGAATAAAGATGTCCGTGAGGCTTTATATGATACGGTGAACTGGTGGCTGGATAAGGGAATCGACGGTTTCCGGATTGATGCCATCAGCCATATCAAAAAGCGTGCTGGCCTGCCTGATATGCCGAACCCGAAGAAGCAAAAGTATGTTTCTTCCTTCGATATGCATATGAATCAGGAAGGCATTCATGAATTCTTAAAGGAATTTAAAGACCGCACATATGCGAACTATGATGTAATGACAGTGGGCGAAGCAAACGGAGTTACCGTGGATGAAGCCGATCTTTGGGTTGGTGAAGAACAGGGTAAAATGGATATGATTTTTCAATTTGAACACCTTGGCCTTTGGGATGCAGAAACCAATCCCGAGGTTGATATTGTCGAGTTGAAAAAAGTTCTTACCCGCTGGCAGAAAGGCCTGGAAGCTGATGGCTGGAACGCTTTATTTATCGAAAATCATGATAAGCCTCGTGTCGTTTCAACATGGGGAAATGATGAGGAATACTGGCACCAGAGCGCGACATCCATGGGTGCCATGTACTTCCTGATGCAGGGAACGCCATTCATTTATCAGGGACAGGAAATCGGCATGACCAATGTCCAATTCCCATCCATTGACGATTATGATGACGTAGCCGTGAAAAACCTGTACCGCCTTAAAAAAGAGGAAGGCATGTCCCATCAGGAAATCATGGATATCATCTGGGCCTCTTCCCGCGATAACAGCCGTACGCCTATGCAGTGGTCTTCCAGGGACAACGCTGGATTCACAACAGGACAGCCATGGATGAAGGTCAACCCGAACTATAAGGAAATCAATGTGGAAGTCCAATCGCAGGACCAGGAATCCATCCTTTCGTTCTATAAAAAAATGATTCGATTGAAAAAAGAAAATGAAGTCTTCACCTATGGCCAATACGATCTGCTTCTTGAAGAAGATAAGCAAATCTATGCCTATACCCGTACCTCAGTTGATGACAAGGTAGTCGTCATTACGAATCTTTCAACAGAGGAAGCATCTTTTGAAGCTGAATTTAAGCTTTCTAATAATCAGCTTTTATTGAATAACTACCCGGTTGAAACGCATGAAGATACGGATTCAATTACGCTTAAGCCTTATGAAGCCCGTGTTTATCGATTGAAATAA
- a CDS encoding ParM/StbA family protein, with translation MTNSRIAAVDVGNDSIKAIFGKLDSELNIPNVIARDVEDRPVIGIEELDSKNPLEGIHIRVHSPALKENNTIYRVGHLATKSDNATELDPGSSKSEEDQTLVMLFTALALDAVQNGGSTGFKKSGNVIDANYTLGTGLPLREVKEGKDAGYRSKLLGSVHQVEFLVTPKYQGQKVNIKFEEVKVYPEGFAAYINLVMDNNLNIINKDLIDKRILIQDIGGLSTDIAVIKNRNVDDDKAQGFNLGVSEALESIREEIRSKHGVELDSRTDVVEIITKKNDRNHIMVKGSRTSVHDITDRILLDLAKKQYRLLRNVWQKNSQTEICYFVGGGSIVLKDYLKTLNNNLDGYNIDFFEDEKESIWMMANAYYKLISDFSRRTNKDKADQDKKPVKAN, from the coding sequence TTGACGAATTCACGAATTGCAGCAGTTGACGTAGGAAACGATTCTATTAAAGCAATCTTTGGGAAATTGGATTCAGAATTAAACATACCGAATGTAATAGCGAGAGATGTTGAGGACCGGCCGGTTATCGGGATTGAAGAACTTGACAGCAAAAATCCGCTTGAAGGCATACATATTAGAGTTCACTCCCCTGCCCTGAAGGAAAATAATACGATTTACCGTGTAGGTCACCTGGCAACAAAAAGCGATAATGCTACTGAACTGGATCCAGGCAGCAGCAAATCCGAAGAAGATCAGACATTGGTTATGCTTTTTACTGCTTTGGCACTGGATGCTGTACAAAACGGCGGTTCCACTGGCTTTAAAAAGTCAGGTAATGTGATCGATGCAAACTATACACTTGGCACAGGACTTCCTCTTCGCGAAGTGAAGGAAGGCAAGGATGCGGGCTACCGTTCCAAGCTGCTGGGCTCTGTCCACCAGGTTGAGTTCCTTGTAACACCGAAGTACCAGGGGCAAAAAGTTAATATTAAGTTTGAAGAAGTCAAGGTTTATCCTGAAGGATTTGCTGCATATATCAACCTTGTAATGGATAACAACTTAAACATCATTAATAAGGATTTAATTGATAAGCGTATTTTAATCCAGGATATCGGCGGATTATCTACGGATATCGCTGTCATTAAAAACCGCAATGTAGATGATGATAAAGCGCAGGGCTTCAACCTTGGCGTGTCTGAAGCGCTTGAATCCATCCGTGAAGAGATCCGTTCGAAGCATGGTGTTGAGCTCGACAGCCGCACAGATGTCGTGGAAATCATCACAAAGAAAAATGACCGCAATCATATTATGGTTAAGGGAAGCCGTACAAGTGTGCATGATATTACAGACCGTATCCTGCTAGACCTGGCGAAGAAGCAGTACCGCCTGCTCCGCAACGTTTGGCAGAAAAACTCCCAGACGGAAATCTGCTACTTCGTTGGTGGCGGTTCTATTGTTCTAAAAGATTATCTGAAGACATTAAATAACAATTTGGATGGCTATAACATTGACTTCTTCGAGGATGAAAAGGAAAGCATCTGGATGATGGCAAATGCTTATTACAAGCTGATCTCTGATTTTTCAAGAAGAACGAATAAAGATAAGGCAGACCAGGATAAGAAACCTGTAAAAGCCAACTAG
- a CDS encoding GGDEF domain-containing protein, whose amino-acid sequence MQGSRIFMVSLFIVSLFTAVISDGIIVESSAYINALVIYLLFSCLYHHLRIISRNGNTSIDYGVNYSLSIGLFTGPLGLLIFEAIYRFSVYFYKKRTKTDDPDEFFHTFYNIGSFVMSNSIAFYLFNLLYPLFQDAAFGFWIVMLMLITVTSMLSDIFLITVFKLTGDIKTKQEAIDFIKTRSVLDMGKIAFTNGLLLLFLNEGKWEMLISLFILNYLVSRSFLSKSQMLQNKIERDKFEQMAYTDFLTGVFNRAYMDKKMTELNQSREYIGIAVADIDKFKRINDSYNHAVGDQAIRHFADSLKSCLSKDDYLFRSGGEEFTIIMRFRSYEECLNLAQKIRKGIENSTFHADFKEQSISLSYTASFGLFYYKVNGLLSIEKAYVYADQLLLQSKNLGKNRLSCREEPIHQHSHKETVLTNA is encoded by the coding sequence ATGCAAGGCTCCAGAATATTTATGGTTTCGCTTTTTATTGTTTCTCTCTTCACAGCTGTTATCTCGGACGGGATCATCGTCGAGAGCTCTGCATATATAAACGCCCTGGTCATATACCTGCTGTTTTCCTGCTTGTATCACCATTTGCGGATTATCAGCAGAAACGGAAATACCTCGATCGATTATGGAGTTAATTACAGTCTTTCCATTGGACTTTTTACAGGGCCATTAGGTTTATTAATTTTTGAAGCCATCTATCGATTTAGCGTTTATTTTTATAAGAAACGCACAAAAACAGACGATCCGGATGAATTTTTTCATACATTTTATAACATTGGCTCCTTTGTGATGAGCAACTCTATCGCATTCTATTTATTCAATCTGCTATATCCCCTCTTTCAGGATGCAGCATTCGGTTTTTGGATAGTCATGCTGATGCTTATTACCGTAACATCCATGCTTTCAGACATTTTCCTGATAACCGTGTTTAAATTGACAGGAGATATTAAAACGAAGCAGGAAGCTATTGATTTTATCAAAACTAGAAGTGTACTGGATATGGGGAAGATTGCCTTTACCAATGGTCTTTTGCTGTTATTCCTGAATGAGGGAAAATGGGAAATGCTCATAAGCCTATTTATACTTAATTATCTTGTCAGCCGCTCCTTTCTGTCGAAATCGCAGATGCTGCAGAATAAAATTGAACGCGATAAATTTGAGCAGATGGCCTATACCGACTTTCTTACAGGTGTTTTTAACCGTGCTTATATGGATAAAAAAATGACGGAACTCAATCAATCGAGGGAATACATCGGAATTGCAGTGGCGGATATCGACAAATTCAAAAGGATAAATGACAGCTATAACCACGCCGTGGGCGACCAGGCAATCAGGCACTTTGCCGATTCATTGAAGAGCTGCCTCTCTAAAGATGATTACTTATTTCGGAGCGGCGGAGAGGAATTTACAATAATTATGAGATTCAGGTCATATGAAGAATGCTTGAATTTAGCCCAGAAAATACGCAAAGGCATTGAAAACAGCACGTTTCATGCAGATTTTAAAGAGCAGTCCATTTCTCTTTCCTACACGGCATCCTTTGGCCTTTTTTACTATAAAGTGAACGGGCTGCTTTCTATTGAAAAAGCTTATGTATATGCAGACCAGCTCCTTCTGCAGTCCAAGAACCTGGGAAAAAACAGACTATCCTGCCGGGAAGAGCCAATCCATCAGCATAGCCACAAAGAAACAGTACTTACAAACGCATAA
- a CDS encoding MFS transporter has translation MEKKLEKKVLIASLIGSSIEWFDYFLYGTVAALVFNQMFFHSDDPAVGLMLAYASFALAFFIRPLGGVIFSHIGDKIGRKKTLVLTLSLMGGATVLMGFLPTYDNIGAAAPILLILLRLIQGIGLGGEWGGALLLAVEYAPKNRRGFFGSIPQMGVTIGMLLGTLALSIMTLLPEEAFLSWGWRVPFILSALLVFFGLWIRKGIDETPSFKKAQEKGEIAKIPFVETMRSHWKEVLIAVGAKVVETAPFYIFGTFIVSYATTQLGFSRTVTLNAVTIATIITTILIPIMGKLSDKIGRKKLYVGGTVLMMLYAFPYFWLLHQGSAVLLVVATILGLGIIWAPITAVLGTMFSEIFKSNVRYTGITLGYQIGAALAGGTAPLVATALLNAYDNSYVPVALYIMLAAVISLIAVASVRDRSNQDLDSDLPGDDSFHTGFGQTDQKA, from the coding sequence ATGGAAAAGAAATTAGAAAAGAAAGTGCTGATCGCAAGCCTGATAGGAAGTTCCATCGAATGGTTTGATTACTTTTTGTACGGGACGGTTGCTGCACTTGTATTTAACCAAATGTTTTTTCATAGCGATGATCCGGCTGTCGGTTTGATGCTGGCGTATGCCTCTTTCGCACTCGCTTTCTTCATCCGTCCGCTCGGTGGCGTTATTTTCAGCCATATCGGGGATAAAATCGGCAGAAAAAAGACCCTTGTCCTCACACTATCCCTTATGGGCGGTGCAACAGTCCTCATGGGCTTTTTGCCTACCTACGACAACATTGGCGCGGCAGCACCGATCCTGCTGATTCTTTTACGCTTAATACAAGGTATTGGCCTCGGAGGAGAATGGGGCGGCGCGCTTCTGCTTGCCGTTGAGTATGCCCCAAAAAATCGGCGAGGCTTTTTTGGAAGCATTCCGCAAATGGGCGTCACCATCGGAATGCTCCTTGGAACGCTTGCCTTATCCATCATGACTTTATTGCCTGAAGAAGCCTTTTTATCATGGGGATGGCGTGTACCGTTCATTCTAAGTGCCCTGCTGGTCTTTTTTGGCCTATGGATCCGCAAAGGCATTGATGAAACACCATCCTTTAAAAAGGCCCAGGAGAAAGGCGAAATCGCCAAGATTCCGTTTGTGGAAACGATGCGAAGCCATTGGAAGGAAGTATTGATTGCTGTCGGCGCAAAAGTGGTGGAGACAGCACCATTTTATATCTTTGGAACCTTTATTGTTTCCTATGCGACAACACAGCTTGGGTTCTCTCGCACCGTTACCCTGAATGCCGTTACGATTGCAACAATTATTACTACTATTCTAATCCCGATCATGGGAAAACTGTCTGACAAAATTGGCAGGAAAAAGCTATATGTGGGCGGAACGGTCCTGATGATGCTTTATGCCTTTCCATACTTCTGGCTGCTTCACCAGGGTTCGGCAGTTCTGCTGGTTGTGGCTACCATATTGGGTCTCGGCATCATCTGGGCTCCAATCACCGCTGTTTTGGGAACGATGTTTTCTGAAATATTTAAGTCGAACGTCCGCTATACCGGCATCACGCTGGGCTATCAAATAGGGGCCGCTCTGGCAGGAGGAACCGCTCCTCTCGTCGCAACTGCCCTGCTGAATGCATATGACAATTCGTATGTTCCTGTGGCGTTATACATTATGCTTGCAGCCGTCATCTCTTTAATTGCGGTTGCATCCGTCCGTGACCGAAGCAATCAGGACCTTGATTCTGATCTGCCAGGGGATGATTCATTCCATACAGGCTTCGGACAAACTGATCAAAAAGCTTAG
- a CDS encoding FAD-binding oxidoreductase, with amino-acid sequence MKSHIIIGAGILGASAAYHLAKSGANVTVIDRKDPGQATDAAAGIICPWLSQRRNKAWYALAKGGAAYYQTLIRELEKDGETKTGYQKAGAVSLHTDPVKLEKMEERAVKRRGDAPEMGEITPLSPDQTLELFPPLAKEYASVHVSGAARVNGRELRDALLRAAEKHGAVLVHGSAELLCEGDRVTAVKAGEKQYEADSVIAAAGAWAGELLKPLGIQLDVKPQKAQIVHLQLEGEDTVRWPVVMPPNNQYILAFEGGRIVVGATHEDDMGCDLRVTAGGLNEIFEKALTIAPGLSDGTFTEARVGFRPYTPGFLPIIGPIPGIKGLYLANGLGASGLTAGPYLGAQLAKLALGQEVDIDLSLYDPAGAIEE; translated from the coding sequence ATGAAAAGTCATATTATCATTGGTGCAGGAATTCTGGGAGCCTCTGCAGCCTACCATTTGGCTAAGTCAGGTGCAAATGTCACCGTTATCGACCGCAAAGACCCGGGGCAGGCAACAGACGCAGCGGCCGGAATTATCTGTCCCTGGCTGTCACAGCGGCGGAATAAGGCGTGGTACGCACTGGCCAAAGGGGGAGCGGCCTATTATCAAACACTTATCCGGGAGCTTGAAAAGGATGGAGAGACGAAGACGGGCTATCAGAAAGCAGGAGCCGTCAGCCTCCATACCGACCCTGTAAAGCTTGAAAAAATGGAAGAACGTGCGGTAAAAAGACGCGGCGATGCACCTGAAATGGGAGAGATTACTCCGTTATCTCCAGACCAGACATTGGAGCTGTTCCCGCCTTTAGCAAAGGAATATGCCTCTGTACATGTAAGCGGTGCGGCGCGCGTCAACGGCCGGGAACTAAGGGACGCCCTGCTGCGGGCAGCTGAAAAACATGGTGCTGTATTGGTTCATGGCTCTGCTGAACTTTTGTGCGAAGGAGACAGGGTCACGGCTGTAAAAGCCGGCGAAAAGCAATATGAAGCAGATAGTGTCATTGCAGCGGCCGGAGCGTGGGCTGGGGAGCTTTTGAAGCCGCTTGGTATTCAGTTGGATGTAAAGCCGCAAAAAGCCCAGATTGTCCATCTCCAGCTTGAAGGGGAGGATACGGTCAGATGGCCGGTTGTGATGCCGCCAAACAATCAATACATTCTGGCTTTTGAAGGCGGCCGCATCGTCGTTGGCGCTACCCATGAAGATGATATGGGCTGCGATTTAAGAGTGACAGCTGGCGGTCTAAATGAAATTTTTGAAAAAGCTTTAACAATAGCCCCTGGATTGTCGGATGGAACGTTCACAGAAGCACGTGTGGGCTTCCGTCCCTATACACCCGGTTTCTTGCCCATTATCGGCCCCATTCCGGGCATAAAGGGTCTTTACTTAGCAAATGGACTTGGAGCCTCAGGGCTGACCGCAGGGCCGTATCTTGGCGCCCAGCTGGCCAAGCTTGCTCTCGGGCAAGAGGTGGATATTGACCTGAGCCTCTATGATCCGGCTGGTGCGATAGAAGAATAA
- a CDS encoding NAD(P)/FAD-dependent oxidoreductase produces MNYDCLIVGGGIAGLQAAIQLGRYKHKVLVLDSNDGRSTICKSYHNILGYPDGVSGPELREIGKKHAESLGVEFVNEKVEQAGKGDGGFVVSSQRGNKYSGKRILLATGIMDRMPSFPELMPCLGISVYVCPDCDGYEVKDKRTIVLGSGNAGANMALTLSYWTNDLVFINHEKKPADQKLLEKMKEKKIEYLEESIGEILAEDEKFNGVQLENGKKITGEKGFIAFGGNEVKSDLAKQLGAERLENKHILTDPRSKMTSAKNVWAAGDVAAHSEQVTIAMGEGSQAAIWIHKSLLQDKNKPN; encoded by the coding sequence TTGAATTATGATTGCCTGATTGTTGGAGGAGGTATTGCGGGACTGCAGGCTGCCATTCAGCTGGGCAGATATAAACATAAGGTGCTGGTGCTTGATTCCAATGATGGGCGTTCCACGATATGTAAAAGCTATCATAATATCTTAGGTTATCCTGATGGTGTGAGCGGCCCTGAGCTCAGAGAGATTGGGAAAAAGCACGCGGAAAGCCTTGGAGTGGAGTTTGTTAATGAAAAAGTGGAGCAGGCAGGAAAGGGAGATGGAGGTTTTGTGGTTTCATCCCAAAGGGGCAATAAATATTCGGGCAAACGGATTTTGCTTGCAACGGGAATTATGGACCGGATGCCGTCCTTCCCTGAATTAATGCCTTGTCTCGGCATTTCTGTCTATGTCTGCCCTGACTGCGACGGATATGAGGTAAAGGATAAACGCACCATTGTGCTGGGCTCTGGAAATGCCGGCGCCAATATGGCATTAACATTGTCTTATTGGACAAATGATCTAGTTTTTATCAACCATGAGAAAAAGCCGGCAGATCAGAAATTACTGGAGAAAATGAAAGAAAAAAAGATTGAATACCTTGAAGAATCTATAGGTGAGATACTCGCAGAAGACGAAAAATTCAACGGTGTACAGCTAGAAAACGGAAAAAAAATCACAGGCGAAAAAGGATTTATCGCTTTTGGAGGAAACGAAGTAAAATCTGACCTGGCAAAGCAGCTCGGTGCAGAGCGCCTTGAAAACAAGCACATCCTGACAGATCCCCGCTCAAAAATGACAAGTGCCAAAAATGTTTGGGCAGCAGGCGATGTGGCAGCCCATTCTGAACAAGTAACCATTGCAATGGGGGAGGGTTCACAGGCTGCCATTTGGATCCATAAATCGCTTTTACAGGATAAAAATAAACCTAATTAG
- a CDS encoding NAD(P)-binding domain-containing protein translates to MLLLSEKEIKSIYTMESAIKDLEKALVHNLEGKIQNPHRTVLDFPEKKASALYMPSAMPPIGKTAVKVVTIFPENPAIGRKTTQGVILLSDTETGEHLACMNASYLTRLRTGAVSGIATMHLGKKSARSVAVIGCGAMAEEQLKAVLEVREIEEIFLYNRTAAKAHEFAGKFHEFNGPVTIFENADEAVSRADIVICSTRSEKPVFSGKILRPGTHINGVGSYLPHMQEVDTETLLRSSKIVADTIEGVKDEAGDFIIPASEGVWSFSDLHGELGQLSAGMIAGRENDEEITFFKSVGIAYFDLAVAAAVYEKAILDSIGTKVDL, encoded by the coding sequence ATGCTTTTATTATCTGAAAAAGAAATCAAATCCATCTATACGATGGAATCAGCCATTAAGGATCTGGAAAAAGCCCTGGTTCATAATCTGGAGGGGAAAATCCAGAATCCCCATAGAACTGTCCTGGACTTTCCGGAGAAAAAGGCCTCTGCCCTTTATATGCCGAGCGCCATGCCGCCAATTGGAAAAACGGCTGTTAAGGTGGTCACCATTTTTCCGGAGAACCCTGCAATCGGCAGAAAAACCACTCAGGGAGTCATTTTATTAAGTGATACGGAAACAGGGGAACATCTGGCATGCATGAATGCCTCGTACCTGACAAGACTCCGGACGGGGGCCGTGAGCGGCATTGCCACTATGCATCTGGGGAAAAAATCGGCAAGGTCTGTGGCTGTGATTGGCTGCGGGGCAATGGCTGAAGAGCAGCTGAAGGCCGTATTGGAGGTCCGCGAAATAGAGGAAATTTTCCTTTACAACCGGACGGCTGCAAAGGCACATGAGTTTGCTGGAAAATTTCATGAATTCAACGGTCCGGTGACCATATTTGAAAATGCAGATGAAGCTGTTTCCCGGGCGGATATTGTCATCTGCAGCACCCGCTCCGAAAAGCCTGTGTTCTCAGGCAAAATCCTCCGGCCGGGTACGCATATTAACGGGGTGGGCTCCTATCTTCCGCATATGCAGGAAGTAGACACAGAAACGCTGCTGCGAAGCTCTAAAATCGTCGCAGACACCATAGAAGGGGTCAAAGACGAAGCAGGTGATTTCATTATTCCTGCCTCAGAAGGCGTTTGGAGCTTTTCGGACCTTCACGGCGAACTCGGACAATTATCAGCCGGAATGATCGCAGGCAGAGAAAACGATGAAGAGATTACCTTTTTCAAATCAGTCGGCATTGCCTACTTTGACCTCGCTGTGGCTGCAGCCGTTTACGAAAAAGCAATTCTTGACAGCATCGGAACAAAGGTGGACCTGTAA